In the Phaseolus vulgaris cultivar G19833 chromosome 7, P. vulgaris v2.0, whole genome shotgun sequence genome, one interval contains:
- the LOC137829123 gene encoding uncharacterized protein, whose protein sequence is MHEDLVASQARNEELSKVTEELRQALHEQRGRATDEEVTPSSSPRVFPMPFAQAITDTVIPASVVAVKASFTGVEDPEAHLTAFHTQMMLSGGSDAVYWKMFMSTLQGTALEWFVSLPTTHITSFQQFSKLFVDQYIMVRSPAKDEEMLVYAFKKGVLPGPFSEALIRGHPATFAEVRRLAVAHIADKSEVAKKRGNVAPARPRAQTRIQPQRVLETATAKKDQRTRHPYDPKKNKGKGPGRPREFNRPPRYKFVMGMADLITIPNIAARLKVPEKVSDKVLGPKPDAWCEFHQSFGHSLDSCLALGYQLDDLVNSDFLKDYLLGKRTGKRR, encoded by the exons ATGcacgaagacctggtcgcctctcaggccagaaaCGAGGAACTTAGCAAGGTCACTGAGgaattgcgtcaagctcttcacgaGCAGAGAGGACGCGCAACCGATGAAGAAGTTACACCGTCATCGTCGCCACGCGTCTTTCcgatgccgtttgctcaggcgatcacggacacggtgatccctgcgagcgtggtagctgtgaaagcttctttcaccggcgtggaggatcctgaagcacatctcactgcgttccacacgcagatgatgctgtcaggaggctcagaCGCAGTTTATTGGAAGATGTTtatgagcacactccagggaacagcgctggaatggttcgtTAGCCTGCCTACAACtcacataaccagtttccaGCAGTTCTCAaagcttttcgtcgaccagtacatc atggtccgctcgcctgccaaggacgaggagatgttggtatacgccttcaaaaagggcgtacTGCCTGGACCTTTTAGCGAGGCGCTGATTAGgggccaccccgccacgtttgctgaagttcgGCGACTCgctgtggcccacatcgccgacaaGAGCGAGGTTGCAAAAAAGAGAGGGAACGTGGCTCCTGCTAGGCCACGGGCCCAAACTAGAattcagccgcagagggtgctggagacggcgACGGCCaaaaaggatcaaaggactcgccatccttacgatccaaagaaaaacaaggggaaGGGTCCAGGGCGCCCTAGGGAGTTCAATCGCCCCCCGAGGTACAAGTTCGTCATGGGGATGGCAGACCTGATcaccattcccaacatagctgccaggcttAAGGTGCCTGAGAAAGTCTcagacaaggtgttgggaccaaaaccGGACGCGTGGTGTGAATTCCACCAAAGTTTTGGTCACTCCCTTGATTCGTGCTTGGCCCTGGGTTACCAACTCGACGATTTGGTCAACAGCGACTTCTTGAAGGACTACCTGCTGGGCAAGAGAACGGGGAAGCGTcgatga